The Candidatus Hydrogenedentota bacterium genome window below encodes:
- the serA gene encoding phosphoglycerate dehydrogenase — protein sequence MSTTSFPKHKIKVLLLEGVHPESVRRFEDEGFSVEAHKGAMDEKELLKAIKDVHILGIRSKTQITGAIFKKANRLLAAGAFCIGTNQVDLAAAKIRGIPVFNAPYSNTRSVAELVMTYIGMLFRGLYGKIKHAHAGEWDKSTSGSVEVRGKTIGIIGYGHIGQQVSVLAEAFGMRVLYYDIVDKLCMGNATRVIDIRDLMERSDVVTLHVPGTKDTEGMIGARQISWMRDGAFLLNASRGSVVDIDALRDALDSGKLGGAALDVFPVEPKSKAEKFQSPLQGRDNVILTPHIGGATEEAQRNIGLEVSGKLIRFTNNGSTEGAVNFPNEVLPEIRDHHRILHIHQNVPGVLQKVNTMFGEAGINVGAQYLRTYEDVGYLIMDTDKSATKAMIKQLAEMPETIKVRALF from the coding sequence ATGAGCACGACTTCGTTTCCCAAGCACAAGATCAAGGTTCTCCTCCTCGAGGGCGTTCACCCGGAAAGCGTTCGCCGCTTCGAGGACGAGGGATTCAGCGTGGAAGCGCACAAGGGCGCGATGGACGAGAAGGAGCTTCTCAAGGCCATCAAGGATGTCCATATTCTTGGAATCCGATCCAAGACCCAGATCACCGGGGCGATTTTCAAGAAGGCCAACCGTCTTCTTGCCGCCGGCGCCTTTTGCATCGGCACGAATCAGGTTGATCTGGCCGCGGCGAAGATCCGGGGCATCCCGGTCTTCAACGCGCCCTACTCCAACACCCGCAGCGTCGCCGAGCTGGTCATGACCTACATCGGCATGCTCTTCCGGGGCCTCTACGGCAAGATCAAGCACGCGCACGCGGGCGAGTGGGACAAGAGCACCTCCGGCAGCGTCGAAGTGCGCGGCAAGACCATCGGCATTATCGGCTACGGGCACATCGGCCAGCAGGTTTCCGTCCTTGCCGAGGCGTTCGGCATGCGGGTGTTGTACTACGATATCGTCGACAAGCTCTGCATGGGCAACGCCACCCGCGTGATCGACATCCGCGATCTCATGGAGCGCTCGGACGTGGTTACGCTGCACGTCCCCGGAACGAAAGACACGGAGGGCATGATCGGGGCCCGGCAGATCAGCTGGATGCGCGACGGCGCCTTCCTGCTCAACGCCAGCCGCGGGTCCGTGGTGGATATTGACGCGCTTCGCGACGCGCTCGACAGCGGCAAGCTTGGCGGCGCGGCGCTCGACGTGTTTCCCGTCGAGCCCAAATCGAAGGCCGAAAAGTTCCAGTCGCCGCTGCAGGGGCGGGACAACGTCATCCTCACGCCGCACATCGGCGGGGCGACCGAGGAGGCGCAGCGCAACATCGGCCTTGAGGTGTCCGGCAAGCTCATCCGCTTCACCAACAACGGCAGCACCGAAGGGGCCGTGAACTTCCCGAACGAAGTGTTGCCCGAGATCCGGGATCACCACCGTATCCTGCACATCCACCAGAACGTGCCCGGCGTGTTGCAGAAGGTCAACACCATGTTCGGCGAGGCCGGCATCAACGTCGGCGCGCAGTACCTCCGCACCTACGAGGACGTCGGCTACCTCATCATGGACACCGACAAGAGCGCGACCAAGGCGATGATCAAGCAATTGGCCGAAATGCCGGAGACCATCAAAGTGCGGGCGCTGTTCTAG